In the Nicotiana tabacum cultivar K326 chromosome 16, ASM71507v2, whole genome shotgun sequence genome, one interval contains:
- the LOC107819141 gene encoding chaperone protein dnaJ C76, chloroplastic codes for MHSLTLPIQTIPNKSINKLPNPRTPLANSWKSHNNININTNKSLMICRAYSSSITDFDLYDLLGVDSSSNQAQIKLAYRMLQKRCHPDIAGVPGHDMAIILNEAYALLSDPIARMAYDKELTKIADLRGYTGKPLYSAWCGPENEERAVFVDEVKCVGCLKCALFAEKTFAVESVYGRARVVAQWADTEPKIQEAIDACPVDCISVVERSNLAALEFLMSKKPRGNVRIGAGNTVGARTSNIFDDLDKFQSRYQDALNKASKTNPKASYVQKEARMSAFQAIRAMSSWVYWQSPIIGTAEAVQALVPVRRRLIEPDIKKLRAAAETMKQAKATVNQRCNDEYWSPSTPALPEATNTSLVDEVSSNASSPKTPVEFYDEAFSPKEKIQGNPWLWRVPFATATAAATIVWLKLGEEATARLNDHIGGSLALDIVNSSWLKVILAGATWYMIGMALVELVGSLQSLFGKDRK; via the exons ATGCATTCTTTAACTCTACCAATACAAACCATTCCCAACAAAAGCATAAACAAACTTCCAAATCCTAGAACTCCACTAGCAAATTCATGGAAATCCCACaacaatattaatattaatacaaataaatctctcatgatatgcagAGCTTATTCTTCTTCAATCACTGACTTTGACCTCTATGATCTTCTTGGAGTTGATAGTTCATCTAACCAGGCTCAGATTAAGCTGGCCTATAGGATGCTGCAGAAGCGATGCCACCCAGATATCGCCGGAGTACCTGGTCATGACATGGCTATTATCCTCAATGAAGCCTATGCTCTTCTTTCTGATCCAATTGCACGTATGGCTTATGATAAG GAACTGACAAAAATTGCAGACTTAAGGGGGTACACAGGAAAACCTTTATATTCAGCATGGTGTGGTCCAGAGAATGAAGAAAGAGCTGTGTTTGTTGATGAAGTCAAGTGTGTAGGTTGCCTAAAGTGTGCATTATTCGCTGAAAAGACATTTGCTGTTGAATCTGTGTATGGAAGAGCCAGAGTAGTTGCTCAGTGGGCTGATACTGAACCCAAAATTCAAGAAGCTATAGATGCATGTCCAGTTGATTGCATCTC GGTTGTTGAGAGGTCAAACTTGGCTGCACTTGAATTCCTAATGTCCAAGAAGCCGCGAGGCAATGTTAGAATTGGTGCTGGCAATACTGTTGGTGCTCGCACCTCGAATATATTTGATGATCTAGACAAATTTCAAAGCAGATATCAAGATGCCTTGAATAAAGCTTCCAAAACCAACCCTAAG GCTTCATATGTGCAAAAAGAAGCACGAATGTCAGCATTTCAAGCAATCCGGGCAATGTCAAGTTGGGTCTACTGGCAATCACCTATTATAGGGACTGCAGAAGCTGTCCAGGCTTTGGTACCAGTTAGGAGAAGGCTAATTGAACCCGACATTAAGAAGCTCAGAGCTGCTGCAGAAACTATGAAACAAGCCAAAGCAACAGTTAATCAAAGGTGCAACGATGAGTATTGGTCTCCATCAACCCCTGCACTTCCAGAAGCAACAAACACTAGTTTGGTGGATGAAGTTTCCTCGAATGCTTCTTCTCCCAAAACACCGGTAGAATTCTATGATGAAGCTTTCTCACCTAAGGAGAAAATTCAAGGCAATCCCTGGCTCTGGAGAGTGCCATtcgcaacagcaacagcagcagcaactATAGTTTGGTTAAAACTTGGAGAAGAAGCGACTGCTAGACTCAACGATCATATTGGTGGTTCTCTCGCATTAGACATTGTCAACAGCTCATGGCTGAAGGTCATTCTTGCAGGTGCTACATGGTATATGATTGGTATGGCTCTAGTGGAACTTGTGGGGTCTCTACAAAGTTTGTTTGGGAAGGACAGAAAATAG